From one Misgurnus anguillicaudatus chromosome 2, ASM2758022v2, whole genome shotgun sequence genomic stretch:
- the selenot1a gene encoding thioredoxin reductase-like selenoprotein T1a, with the protein MRWLPLSVLILWACSLYSVSADNSGLKKMKMQFATGPLLKFQICVSUGYKRVFEEYMQALYQRYPDIRIEGENYLPMPIYRHIASFLSMFKILLIGVIIVGKDPFALFGMQAPGLWVWSQENKIYACMMVFFFSNMIENQCMSTGAFEITLNDVPVWSKLESGHLPSMQQLVQILENEMKMNMHMDTLPHQRS; encoded by the exons ATGCGTTGGTTGCCACTGTCTGTTTTAATATTATGGGCCTGTTCGCTTTACAGCGTTTCTGCGGATAACAGTGGCCTAAAGAAAATGAAGATGCAGTTTGCCACAGGGCCACTTCTCAAATTTCAAATTTG TGTCTCCTGAGGGTACAAGCGGGTGTTTGAGGAGTACATGCAGGCTTTGTACCAGCGGTACCCAGACATCCGCATAGAAGGAGAGAACTACCTTCCCATGCCTATCTACAG GCACATTGCTTCCTTTCTGTCTATGTTCAAGATATTGCTAATAGGAGTGATCATTGTGGGCAAGGATCCGTTTGCTCTGTTTGGAATGCAGGCTCCAGGCCTCTGGGTTTGGAGTCAGGAAAACAAG ATATATGCCTGCATGATGGTGTTTTTCTTCAGCAATATGATTGAAAATCAGTGTATGTCTACTGGTGCTtttgaaatcactttaaacg ATGTTCCAGTTTGGTCCAAGTTGGAGTCAGGCCACTTGCCTTCCATGCAGCAACTAGTTCAAATTCTGGAAAATGAGATGAAAATGAACATGCATATGGACACACTTCCACACCAACGCTCGTAA
- the LOC129442593 gene encoding glutamate-rich protein 6 isoform X3, which produces MELEYFQRLEASLDPRRGLPGLLRYKRESLEKMYSPQPQSLKDSPICCQFCGLKARPPLNMVYAEMQEDFCCEKYKELFDIVVHERHLTVKHLEKSPSGAEQPDDLLVDEELQVKGQERGKNRHQLREMERYDRHSQTNFMTAKNYTTPVSHTKSVISFRLSDCAPTKNGWRFEDNMNEESSFSLCKQPSTTPRSFEFGLTHPQISSSLLEKDYSNGAKFLTVLPDGSSQVFYPSGNLAIIIIRSEKESVCIIHDDLPNPVCPVRALFKSDGRATCYHENGSIWLSMDVWGGQSLDETGRRLRTWSWTDSGQTPTILRPIFLSLNRNIGVRILGRKMAFVSFLARGQQARFRVGDCISSKKSMAPPPPLICEEELVLLACRVGLYMALTQLQQCHAFPFASTNLQVRPPPFIRSLARKLKSLSHKVQMDETNKIFIQQCLQSCL; this is translated from the exons ATGGAGCTTGAGTATTTTCAAAGACTGGAAGCATCACTAGATCCCCGTCGTGGGCTTCCAGGTTTGCTGAGATATAAAAGAGAGTCCCTGGAGAAGATGTACAGTCCTCAG CCTCAATCTCTGAAAGACTCTCCAATATGCTGCCAGTTCTGTGGTTTAAAAGCTCGGCCTCCTCTAAATATGGTTTATGCGGAGATGCAGGAG GACTTCTGCTGTGAAAAGTACAAAGAGTTGTTTGACATTGTGGTCCACGAGAGACATCTAACAGTAAAACATCTGGAGAAAAGTCCCAGCGGAGCTGAGCAGCCAGATGACCTCTTGGTGGACGAAGAGCTTCAAGTTAAAGGACAAGAAAGAGGAAAAAATAG ACATCAGCTGAGAGAAATGGAAAGATATGATAGACATTCTCAGACTAATTTTATGACTGCAAAAAACT ATACCACACCAGTGTCCCATACAAAATCTGTCATCAGTTTCCGGCTTTCTGACTGTGCACCCACAAAGAATGGCTGGAGATTTGAAGACAACATGAATGAGGAGAGCAGCTTTAGTCTGTGCAAACAGCCTTCTACTACACCAAGGTCATTTGAGTTTGGTTTAACTCATCCTCAG ATTAGTTCAAGTTTGTTAGAGAAGGACTATTCTAACGGAGCTAAATTTCTCACTGTGTTACCAGATGGTTCGTCACAAGTTTT CTATCCCTCAGGAAACTTggccatcatcatcatcagaagTGAGAAGGAAAGCGTTTGTATCATACATGACGACCTCCCAAATCCCGTTTGTCCAGTCAGAGCCCTTTTTAAGTCTGATGGCCGAGCCACGTGTTACCATGAAAATGGCAGCATTTG GTTATCTATGGATGTTTGGGGCGGTCAGAGTCTAGATGAGACAGGGAGAAGACTCCGAACATGGAGCTGGACAGACTCTGGTCAAACACCAACAATCCTGAGACCAATTTTTTTGTCGCTTAACAGAAATATAGGCGTTCGGATTCTTGGGCGAAAGATGGCTTTTGTCTCTTTCCTTGCACGGGGACAGCAAGCAAGGTTTAGAGTAGGAGACTGCATTTCG TCCAAAAAAAGTATGGCACCGCCTCCACCACTCATATGCGAAGAAGAGCTAGTCCTTCTTGCATGCAGAGTTGGCCTTTACATGGCCTTGACACAGCTACAGCAGTGCCACGCCTTCCCATTCGCCTCCACAAACCTGCAAGTCAGACCTCCACCCTTCATCCGCTCACTGGCCCGAAAGCTGAAGAGCCTGAGCCACAAAGTGCAAATGGATGAAACAAACAAGATCTTTATCCAGCAATGTCTGCAATCTTGTTTATGA
- the LOC129442593 gene encoding glutamate-rich protein 6 isoform X2 — protein sequence MIKRNHISQMELEYFQRLEASLDPRRGLPGLLRYKRESLEKMYSPQPQSLKDSPICCQFCGLKARPPLNMVYAEMQEDFCCEKYKELFDIVVHERHLTVKHLEKSPSGAEQPDDLLVDEELQVKGQERGKNRHQLREMERYDRHSQTNFMTAKNYTTPVSHTKSVISFRLSDCAPTKNGWRFEDNMNEESSFSLCKQPSTTPRSFEFGLTHPQISSSLLEKDYSNGAKFLTVLPDGSSQVFYPSGNLAIIIIRSEKESVCIIHDDLPNPVCPVRALFKSDGRATCYHENGSIWLSMDVWGGQSLDETGRRLRTWSWTDSGQTPTILRPIFLSLNRNIGVRILGRKMAFVSFLARGQQARFRVGDCISSKKSMAPPPPLICEEELVLLACRVGLYMALTQLQQCHAFPFASTNLQVRPPPFIRSLARKLKSLSHKVQMDETNKIFIQQCLQSCL from the exons ATGATCAAAAGAAATCATATCAGCCAG ATGGAGCTTGAGTATTTTCAAAGACTGGAAGCATCACTAGATCCCCGTCGTGGGCTTCCAGGTTTGCTGAGATATAAAAGAGAGTCCCTGGAGAAGATGTACAGTCCTCAG CCTCAATCTCTGAAAGACTCTCCAATATGCTGCCAGTTCTGTGGTTTAAAAGCTCGGCCTCCTCTAAATATGGTTTATGCGGAGATGCAGGAG GACTTCTGCTGTGAAAAGTACAAAGAGTTGTTTGACATTGTGGTCCACGAGAGACATCTAACAGTAAAACATCTGGAGAAAAGTCCCAGCGGAGCTGAGCAGCCAGATGACCTCTTGGTGGACGAAGAGCTTCAAGTTAAAGGACAAGAAAGAGGAAAAAATAG ACATCAGCTGAGAGAAATGGAAAGATATGATAGACATTCTCAGACTAATTTTATGACTGCAAAAAACT ATACCACACCAGTGTCCCATACAAAATCTGTCATCAGTTTCCGGCTTTCTGACTGTGCACCCACAAAGAATGGCTGGAGATTTGAAGACAACATGAATGAGGAGAGCAGCTTTAGTCTGTGCAAACAGCCTTCTACTACACCAAGGTCATTTGAGTTTGGTTTAACTCATCCTCAG ATTAGTTCAAGTTTGTTAGAGAAGGACTATTCTAACGGAGCTAAATTTCTCACTGTGTTACCAGATGGTTCGTCACAAGTTTT CTATCCCTCAGGAAACTTggccatcatcatcatcagaagTGAGAAGGAAAGCGTTTGTATCATACATGACGACCTCCCAAATCCCGTTTGTCCAGTCAGAGCCCTTTTTAAGTCTGATGGCCGAGCCACGTGTTACCATGAAAATGGCAGCATTTG GTTATCTATGGATGTTTGGGGCGGTCAGAGTCTAGATGAGACAGGGAGAAGACTCCGAACATGGAGCTGGACAGACTCTGGTCAAACACCAACAATCCTGAGACCAATTTTTTTGTCGCTTAACAGAAATATAGGCGTTCGGATTCTTGGGCGAAAGATGGCTTTTGTCTCTTTCCTTGCACGGGGACAGCAAGCAAGGTTTAGAGTAGGAGACTGCATTTCG TCCAAAAAAAGTATGGCACCGCCTCCACCACTCATATGCGAAGAAGAGCTAGTCCTTCTTGCATGCAGAGTTGGCCTTTACATGGCCTTGACACAGCTACAGCAGTGCCACGCCTTCCCATTCGCCTCCACAAACCTGCAAGTCAGACCTCCACCCTTCATCCGCTCACTGGCCCGAAAGCTGAAGAGCCTGAGCCACAAAGTGCAAATGGATGAAACAAACAAGATCTTTATCCAGCAATGTCTGCAATCTTGTTTATGA
- the LOC129442593 gene encoding glutamate-rich protein 6 isoform X1 — MIKRNHISQQMELEYFQRLEASLDPRRGLPGLLRYKRESLEKMYSPQPQSLKDSPICCQFCGLKARPPLNMVYAEMQEDFCCEKYKELFDIVVHERHLTVKHLEKSPSGAEQPDDLLVDEELQVKGQERGKNRHQLREMERYDRHSQTNFMTAKNYTTPVSHTKSVISFRLSDCAPTKNGWRFEDNMNEESSFSLCKQPSTTPRSFEFGLTHPQISSSLLEKDYSNGAKFLTVLPDGSSQVFYPSGNLAIIIIRSEKESVCIIHDDLPNPVCPVRALFKSDGRATCYHENGSIWLSMDVWGGQSLDETGRRLRTWSWTDSGQTPTILRPIFLSLNRNIGVRILGRKMAFVSFLARGQQARFRVGDCISSKKSMAPPPPLICEEELVLLACRVGLYMALTQLQQCHAFPFASTNLQVRPPPFIRSLARKLKSLSHKVQMDETNKIFIQQCLQSCL; from the exons ATGATCAAAAGAAATCATATCAGCCAG CAGATGGAGCTTGAGTATTTTCAAAGACTGGAAGCATCACTAGATCCCCGTCGTGGGCTTCCAGGTTTGCTGAGATATAAAAGAGAGTCCCTGGAGAAGATGTACAGTCCTCAG CCTCAATCTCTGAAAGACTCTCCAATATGCTGCCAGTTCTGTGGTTTAAAAGCTCGGCCTCCTCTAAATATGGTTTATGCGGAGATGCAGGAG GACTTCTGCTGTGAAAAGTACAAAGAGTTGTTTGACATTGTGGTCCACGAGAGACATCTAACAGTAAAACATCTGGAGAAAAGTCCCAGCGGAGCTGAGCAGCCAGATGACCTCTTGGTGGACGAAGAGCTTCAAGTTAAAGGACAAGAAAGAGGAAAAAATAG ACATCAGCTGAGAGAAATGGAAAGATATGATAGACATTCTCAGACTAATTTTATGACTGCAAAAAACT ATACCACACCAGTGTCCCATACAAAATCTGTCATCAGTTTCCGGCTTTCTGACTGTGCACCCACAAAGAATGGCTGGAGATTTGAAGACAACATGAATGAGGAGAGCAGCTTTAGTCTGTGCAAACAGCCTTCTACTACACCAAGGTCATTTGAGTTTGGTTTAACTCATCCTCAG ATTAGTTCAAGTTTGTTAGAGAAGGACTATTCTAACGGAGCTAAATTTCTCACTGTGTTACCAGATGGTTCGTCACAAGTTTT CTATCCCTCAGGAAACTTggccatcatcatcatcagaagTGAGAAGGAAAGCGTTTGTATCATACATGACGACCTCCCAAATCCCGTTTGTCCAGTCAGAGCCCTTTTTAAGTCTGATGGCCGAGCCACGTGTTACCATGAAAATGGCAGCATTTG GTTATCTATGGATGTTTGGGGCGGTCAGAGTCTAGATGAGACAGGGAGAAGACTCCGAACATGGAGCTGGACAGACTCTGGTCAAACACCAACAATCCTGAGACCAATTTTTTTGTCGCTTAACAGAAATATAGGCGTTCGGATTCTTGGGCGAAAGATGGCTTTTGTCTCTTTCCTTGCACGGGGACAGCAAGCAAGGTTTAGAGTAGGAGACTGCATTTCG TCCAAAAAAAGTATGGCACCGCCTCCACCACTCATATGCGAAGAAGAGCTAGTCCTTCTTGCATGCAGAGTTGGCCTTTACATGGCCTTGACACAGCTACAGCAGTGCCACGCCTTCCCATTCGCCTCCACAAACCTGCAAGTCAGACCTCCACCCTTCATCCGCTCACTGGCCCGAAAGCTGAAGAGCCTGAGCCACAAAGTGCAAATGGATGAAACAAACAAGATCTTTATCCAGCAATGTCTGCAATCTTGTTTATGA
- the LOC129442592 gene encoding uncharacterized protein: MARWKNRGTLFVILIALTFSISIECKQLLSLSETETTSNEGENSLLNTFMSDQGEYEQVPKLEYLGDDTVSELQKNSVIKGKVFSSSKEAWDAISPKLMCGNDLMKLQLSGPGADQVELCRRNAAPVLLNHLPPHCGHTTATSGGLDYATPYDGCGVAQQEASFVIRMLWQGNPVVIYCPLTTADTNMPASPTLTEKPQNPFYGQYPGFPDLFYPHHHHHGRPNPTVKPVPTTAATVAQDPTQKPQYPWYPNMFWPYYYQHHGRPNPTQKPVSTTTPTVAQDPTQKPQYPWYPNMFWPYYYQHHGRPNPTQKPVSTTTPTVAQDPTQKPQYPWYPNMFWPYYYQHHGRPNPTQKPVSTTTPTVAQDPTQKPQYPWYPNMFWPYYYQHHGRPNPTQKPVSTTTQTVAHDPTQKPQVPWYPNVFWPYYYHHHHHGRPKPTERPLLTTTPKVAHNPTQRPQFPWDPNAFWPYYFSQYPRQPPTTPPITTTPQPCTTTAAIECTPVVYELREKDPIALNYVDHLEYDSQAFPFKF, translated from the exons ATGGCGCGTTGGAAAAACAGAGGAACTCTGTTTGTAATCTTGATTGCGTTAACATTCAGCATTTCAATAGAATGCAAACAATTGCTAAGTTTATCTGAAACAGAAACAACTAGTAATGAAGGGGAAAATAGCTTACTTAATACATTTATGTCAGATCAAGGAGAATATGAGCAGGTACCCAAGTTAGAGTACCTTGGTGATGACACTGTCTCTG aACTTCAAAAGAACTCCGTTATTAAAGGGAAAGTATTCAGTTCTTCAAAAGAAGCCTGGGATGCCATATCTCCAAAGCTGATGTGTGGTAATGATCTCATGAAGTTGCAGCTCAGTGGTCCAGGTGCGGATCAAGTTGAGCTTTGTCGAC GTAATGCAGCACCTGTTCTTCTTAATCATTTGCCCCCTCACTGTGGACATACTACAGCCACTTCTGGAGGCCTTGATTATGCTACACCTTATGATGGTTGTGGTGTTGCACAACAG GAAGCAAGCTTTGTCATTAGGATGCTGTGGCAGGGGAACCCTGTGGTTATCTATTGCCCCTTGACCACTGCAGATACAAACATGCCAGCTTCTCCAACTTTAACTGAAAAGCCACAAAATCCCTTCTATGGGCAATATCCTGGGTTCCCTGATCTATTTTACCCTCATCATCACCATCATGGCAGGCCAAATCCCACAGTGAAACCTGTCCCAACCACCGCAGCGACAGTTGCCCAGGATCCCACCCAGAAACCGCAGTATCCTTGGTACCCCAATATGTTTTGGCCATACTACTACCAGCATCATGGCAGGCCAAATCCCACACAGAAACCTGTCTCGACCACCACACCGACAGTTGCCCAGGATCCCACCCAGAAACCGCAGTATCCTTGGTACCCCAATATGTTTTGGCCATACTACTACCAGCATCATGGCAGGCCAAATCCCACACAGAAACCTGTCTCGACCACCACACCGACAGTTGCCCAGGATCCCACCCAGAAACCACAGTATCCTTGGTACCCCAATATGTTTTGGCCATACTACTACCAGCATCATGGCAGGCCAAATCCCACACAGAAACCTGTCTCGACCACCACACCGACAGTTGCCCAGGATCCCACCCAGAAACCGCAGTATCCTTGGTACCCCAATATGTTTTGGCCATACTACTACCAGCATCATGGCAGGCCAAATCCCACACAGAAACCTGTCTCGACCACCACACAGACAGTTGCCCATGATCCCACCCAAAAACCGCAGGTTCCTTGGTACCCCAATGTGTTTTGGCCATACTACTACCATCACCACCATCATGGCAGGCCAAAGCCCACAGAGAGACCTCTCCTGACCACCACACCAAAAGTGGCCCACAATCCCACCCAGCGACCTCAGTTTCCTTGGGACCCCAATGCGTTTTGGCCGTATTACTTCAGTCAATATCCAAGGCAACCACCCACCACCCCACCTATAACCACCACTCCTCAACCCTGCACAACCACTGCAGCCATTGAGTGCACTCCCGTAGTCTATGAACTCCGTGAAAAAGACCCCATTGCACTTAATTATGTAGACCACTTAGAATACGATTCCCAAGCTTTCCCAtttaaattttaa